GCCACAGTACGAAACATCGGGGACGATACGGCCGTTGAACAGTCGACACTGGACGTAGTCCACGCCGGTGATCGCGGGGCCATAGTGAAACACACGCACCTCGCGATCGTAGGGACTCGGCACCGGCGTCGCTTGCCCGCTCGCGGGGCTGGCCCAGGCGATGATGCACGTACTCGCGACCGGTCCGGACCACGTCCCCGCGGCGATGTCGCCGGAGACCAGGCAGTGACCGCCGTCGTAGCCGTCGATCAATACGCGACACGGAGCGTCTGCACCCCCACCGGTTGAACCATCAGGCTTGCCAAGGATGCGCACCGGGCCGAAGTAGCCGCTCTGCAGTTTGCCGTTGTCGAGCACGCGGGCACGGGTATGTTCGACGTCGATGACGTCGATCGGCATGGTGAGTTGACCGCCGATCCATGCGGGGCCGATCTCGCCGGCGGGGATCTGGTCGGCTAGGACCGCGATCCGGCTCCGGTGTGCCGGCTTGTACTCCGGATCGGGCAACACGCCGTCAAAGGTCAGTCGCTCGCGGAACTTATCCGACCAGTCCGTTTCGCTGGGATCGTCCAGCGCGAGTACAGTCAGGGCGTCGTGGTCGTCCTCGGTCGTGTTCAGCACCCAGACGATGTTCGGATCGGTGGCAATGTTGCGACGAACGACGCGGCCCGTGTTGGCGGTGTAGGCCTGTCCGGCCCGCAGCATCGCGTTGTACTCGAGGGCCGAGGGCGAGAATTCGTCACCGGCCTTGACAGGGTGAAACGGCATCAGGATCCAATCACGGGGCCGGAGGTGTCGGGATCATTGACGCCGAGCGTCGCAAAGTTACCCGGCCGATAGACTTTATTGACATACACGCCCGTCGGCACGTCTTTAATGACGCCGCTCACCTTGACTTGCTTCGACGTGACCCATAGGTAATCGTGGCCACCCTTTTCGATGTCCTCGATGTCGCCAATCGTCAGGCCCGTCAGGTTGGGCGAAACGGCGAACTGAAACGTGATGTCACGCTCGCCAGCGACAACCGTGGCGTCGCTCATGAATTTGAGCGGCTGTTGTCCGGTGGGCCCCAGGAACAGCACCTCGCCGGGGGCGAACCCCAGGAAACTCGCGATATTCGTGGTGCCGGTGAGGTAGATCAGTGAACGCAGCCAGGGCAGCGTGATCGTGGCACCTTCGAACGATTGTTGGAGCGTAAATTTAACCTGCGGGATGACAATCTCGACCCCCTTGGGTCGGCCGTCCTCGCCGATCTCGATCGCGGTGCCGAAGTCGACGGCCGTCGGCGGAAATCGCTCTTGGGAAAACCCGTACAGCGTCGTCGTGGTCCCGCCGGTACCGTCAAACGCGAACGTGCACTCGCCGACCGCTTTCGGCTGGTTTTCGGATTTTTTGTCCTTCGGGTTGACGTACTCGACGCTGGCCTCCCAGATCCCGTTTCCAATCGGGTTCATGGCGATGCCTTCGGCGATAACCGATTGGCCAATGCCAACCAGGTCGAGCACCGGGGACAGTTCCGCGAGCAGGGCGGCATAGGCGGCGGCCTCATCGGTCGTGCCGGTGATATACGCCTTGATCGTTTTACCATCACCGCCCTCGGCGGTACTGAGTTTGACGGAGCGCGAATCCCACGACTCAAACGCCTCGACGGCTCCGGTACTGCTATAGGGGCTGCTCATGCTCCGAACCTCACGGGGTTTTTCTTCCCAGCCGCGTCTGCGATCCGGCGCGTGTTTTCGGCCGTCGCCTTGGTGGCCTCGGCGGTCTCTTTGGCGAGCGCGTCACGTCCGTTGCCACCACGCCCGAGAGCGAAGCCGTCGAACGTGCCGGCGGTTTTGGTTTGCTTGTCCATTTCCGTTCCCGCGTTGGCGGCCGCCAGGCGGGCTTGGTCGAGCAATCGAGCCACGGCCGCGATCTGGGCACCGGCCTCGGCTTCGTTGATCTGGCCACCGTCGAGGCGTTCACGGATGGTCTGTTGTTGCTCGCGAAACGTGGCCTGGCGTTCCTCTTTCGTGTCGTTGGCCTCGAGAAACCCCTTCTGCAGCTTGTTACGACTGCGGCGGAAAGTGGTCTCGTCGATCAGGCCCGCGCGGAGGAGCTCTTGCGAGTTCTCGAGTTCCGTGCGGAACACTTCGAAAGGGCTGCGCAGAGCCTCCGCGAGCGATGCGGCGTCGGACTTCATGTCGGCGAGCTTGGCGGCAGCGGCCGCTTGCTCTTGGGCAACCTTCAGCGCGGCGAGTTGGGCGGCTGTGGCGCCCATCAGGGAGAGCTTGTGCCGTTCGGACGCCTCGGCACCGTGGCGAGATGCGTAGGCTTGTTCGTTGAGCGATTGGATTTGATCCTTCACGCTGTCGTTGACCTTGGCAATCGCTTCCGCTCGGGTGGCCTCCTCTTGTGCGGCCTTGAGAGCGTCGATCTGGGCACTATTGGCACCTTCACGCCGGAACTTAATGACCTCGGCGGCGTTTTTTCCGTGGACGGCCGAGTTGCCGGTATCGGCGAGCGAGTCGATCCGGCCGGTAATCGTGTCGGTCAGTTTCTTCGCGTCTTGGTTCGCTTTGCTCGTGCCTTCTTTCTTGGCGGTGTCCCTGCCCAGCTCGCTATTGAGGCGTTTCAGCTCCGCGCGGGCACTCTTGGCGCGATCTTCGAAGCTATCGAAGCTCGCGCCGACTCCGCCTGAAAATGCGTCGGCCAGCATTTGCGCGATAGAGGGGCCGCCGGTGAGTGCAGACCAAATCATTTTTGGAATGGCTGCGAACACCGACCCAAGCGTTGTCAGTACGTTGCCCCAGAATTCCTTGAAGTATTTCCAGTAGTTGGAAAAGTAGTGTGACAAGCCCTTCGCAATGCCATCCATTCCGGTAAAGAATGCTGCCTTTACACCTGCCCAGAGGATCTCGGCCGCCTTCGCGTATTGTCCACCAGCCATCGCGGCGGTGAGCCCGCTGAAAGTTTCTTTAGCAATTGCCCACACCTCCTTGAGGACATTCTTTGCACCCTCCCACGCGGCTGAGACGACGTCCATTTTTGATGCTGCCACGATGAATACCGCGCTTAACGCAGCAACGTACGCAGCGACCAATGCAATAAGCGGAAGAAAGGGCAGTAGTGGACCTGAAATCGCGGCCCACGCGGAGGTTGCGGCCGCGGCCACAAATCCCCAGGCAGTTGCCATCCCGCCGAGCCCGTAACCCAAGAGGCTAACACCGGCCGCAATGGCGACAAGTGTTCCACCAACGGTCACCAGCCCTGCGGCCGTGATGGCAAGTACTTGGGCCACGCCTTGGTTCGCGTTGATAAATTCGGTGAGATCACCGAGCACCTGGGTAAACGCGTCGACAACCTTCGACAGCCCACCTTCGATGCTCGCGCCGATCGCGTTGGCGACCCCATCAACGGCTGACAGGATGCGTCGGAATGCTCCGCCCAGCCCAGCGTCCATGCTCTTGGCGGTCGTGTTGGCAGTGCCCTCAGCGGCCTTGAGTTTGGCGGTGAGTTCGTCGAGTGCTGGGCCAGACGTGGCGATAATGTTGGCCGCGTCCATGCCGAGCAGCCCAAACGCGTCGCTGAGTGCCTTAGATTGCTCCGTGGTGCTCATCAGGGCGGTTGATTCGCCGATCTCGGTTAGGATCTTGGCTAGTGGTTTGAATTGGCCATCGGCGTCGGTATTGGACACATTGAAGATCTTCTTGAGTTCTTCGCCCGACGATGATGCAATCGACGCGATCCGACGGAGGGCAGTACCGGCGGCGGATGCTTCGATACCTTTGTCGCCGAGAATGCCGATAAACGCGGCAGTCTCCTCGACACTCATGCCGAGCCGGTGGGCGCTCGTGGCGGCGTAGACCATCGATTCGCCGATGCCCTCGACGGTCGTGTTGGTGGAGTTGGCTGTTTTGGTCAACACGTCGGCCAGGCGGGTCGCGTCGGATGCCTCGAGCCCGAATTGCTTGATCGCGTTTTTCATGATTCCAGCGGCGAGGGCGGCATCAGTACCGGTCGCTCGTGAGAGATCGAGCACTGCAAGCGTCATCTTGTTGATTTGCTCTGGCTTGAAACCGCCCTTGGCGAGTTCCTGCATCAGCAATGCGACCTCTTGCGAGGTGTAGCTGGTGGTTGCACCGAGACGACTCGCGGTGTCGGTCATGCTCTTTAGATCTTCGGAGGATGCCTGGGCGATCGCACCAACCGCCCGCATCGCGTCGTCGAAGTCCGCGAAAATCTTCGTGGCAAACGCGATCGGAGTACCGAGGGCAATGCCAGCTCCGGCGAGCTTCACGACGACGTTTTGCAACCCTGCCGAAAACGCTCGCATTTTGGCTTGTGCGTTCTTGAGGCCGGCCGAGAGTTTGTCGTTGATGCCGAGTTCGACGAAGGCACGCCCGGCGCGAATTCCTGAGGTGCTCATGGGGTCGGCTTACTTGATCGAGTTGCGGAATAGGTTCGGGAACTTGGGGGCCTCTTTTTGCAACGCCGGAAACATGAACGGGCGGGCCTTGTACCGGGCCGCGGTGAGGCGACGCGTTGCGTGGCCGCCACGGTTCTTGCGGCGTGAGGTGGCGAGGACTTTGCCGGTACCGCCGTGCTCGAGCAGCTGCGGGACGTTGACGCCGTTCTTGCTCTTGAAGAGCACGGGGCCGATGACGACGCTCTGCGGGCCAGGCTGGTAGCCGAACAGGATCGTGCGAATGTTTTTCGCGCCCTTGGTGTGCATCCGGGGCGGTTGGCCGGGGCGGCTGATCGTGGGATCAAGACCGCCAACGCGTTGGCCTTTCTTCTTCTTCGATTTGGCTCGTTTGCCGACCGGTCGGATACTCGATCGAGCTGTCCGCCGGACGAAGGCACCGGCGCGGGAGAGTTCACGCCGGACGGCTCGATCAACCGAGCGTTGCACCCTGGGACGGTCGAAAAACGAGCCCTTGATCTTCCACGTGACAGTGGTCATTTCATGCTCCGGGCAATCGCCTCAATCATCGGACGCATGCTGCGGACTTGCTCCCGAGTCATGCCGCGACGTTTCTTGGCTTCGCGGAAGGGGTGAAAATCCGTGACTTCGGCGGCCTTGGTTTTCTCGCCTCGGTTGCAGTTGAATTGCAGGGCGAGCATCGCGGAGGTGTGATCCCAGCGGGCGGATTGCCGGGCGCGTGAGAATTCGAGCAGCTCGGCGAGTGTTAGCTCGCCGGGATCGATGCCGGCTTCTCCGGCAATGGCCCAGAGCTGGCGATAGCGGCCATCGCCTCGTCGATCGCCCGGTCGATCGTGCCATCGCTCAGCGCCGTCGCCAGCTTGGCTTCTTGACTTGCCACCATCGTTGCCGCCCGGCCCAGCACCTTCTCCAGAGTCTTCCGCCGGGCACCGGGGAAAAAATCTACGATGGCCTCGAGGAATGCGGACGTGGCGTCTTCAATGGTTGATCCGTCGAACGATTCGCCGAATTGCTCATCGGTAACCCCGAGATCTTTCGCCTGGGGCATGACAACGGCGAAGATACCATCGACGAAGAGGATGGGATCTGCGGACAACTCGGCAAGCAACTGGGGCTCGTCGAGCACTCGCATCAGGTTCACGCCTGCAAGGTCGCGAACGCGCTTGACCGCGTTGACGTTGAGCGTCAGATCCCAGCGGCGGTTTTTAGTGTCGGTGAAGTGAGGCATGGTGCGAAGGGTGAGGGGTGAAGGGTGAGGAGTGAAAAGGGAGTTCACTCGGCGGGCTTGGCTGTCTTGCGGCGGGTGCGTTTGGGCTTGGGCGGATCGTCTGCACGGACGTTGACCGGATCGGCCGGGGGTGTGCCCCAGGGGGCGTGCTCTTTGTTTTCCGGAGCCTCGCTGGCCCCGATCAGAACGCGGATCCACTCGACGGGGACCGAGACGCTCGTGGCGCGGGGGGAGCGGCTGAGTGTCTCGGTGAGTCGGGCGGTGATTTGGTCGCGCTGCATGATCGGGGCCGTGGAGGTGGTTAAGAAATTCAGGGTTCAGGCGTCAGGCGATCACTCGCCGGCGTCGACGGTGCCAGCGATCGTGACCCACGTCGGCAGCAGCAATGTGCCGCTTAGCTTGTAGCGGGCGGCGTCGACTTTGATGTCGTAGGTTTTGCCCTCTTCCAACTCTTCGCCGGTCGGGAATTCGGAAACCATGCCCGCAAACTTCCAGCCCTCGACGTCGTAGGCGTCGCCGGCATCGGTGCCCTCGGGATGGACACCGTCGGAGGGGCCGTCGAGCACGGCAAAGCCAATGATGGTGTCGTTGACATAGGAATCACGCAGCATCGCCAGCACGGTGTCTTCGGTCTCGTAGAGGTAGCCGAACTGCAGATCCATCGATTTGAATCCAGCGCCCTTGAGATCCCAGCCGCCGGAGCTGCGAGCCATCAGGCTGATCATGTTTTTCGTCACGCCGGGTTGGCTGACGTTCTTTGCGTTTTCAACGGTCGAATAGACGGGTGAGGCCCAGCCGGAGATTGGGAAAGAGGCGAGGACGCAGTCCTTACCGATGACAGGGTTTCCGGACATATGGTTGATTCCTAGAGAGGCGTGGCAGTGGGCGGAGTGTGAGCCGAGGGGCGTGATCCCCCGGACGATCAGAGTCTGACGATCGTGCGATAGGTGACCGTGAGGACGCTCTTGAGCACGTGGTCCTTATTCAGGGCCTCGACGTCGTAGAGCGGGAGGATTTGCGACGATTCGCGGGTGTGGCCGCCGATGCGTCCGTGACTCTCGAGCGTCTCGTCGATCCAGCGGACGAAGTCGAGGAATTGCTCGATCTGCAGCTCGTCGAACGTGTCGCCTTTGGGTGTGGTTTTGAGGTGCGGGCAAATCTGAATGGATCGCTCGCGATTGGCCGCGCTACGTGATGCGGTGAGCGAGGAGGTTTGCACCGGAGCGACGGGCACACGGCACGTGGTGAGTTTGGCGGGGGTGTAGACGGGCAGGAATTCACGCGAGACCAGGGCCGAGGGGATCGGCGAGGCCTCGATTTTGTTGGCCAGTAATGCGGCCACCACATGAGCGAGTTCGGCGGGGGTGGTGTGGCTCATGCTCCGCATTCACAATCGGGGTCTTGATCGTCGTCGAGGGATTGGGTGTGGATCCGAATGCGGCGGCGGCCGGTGTCGGACCAGATCCACGGGGCATCGCCAGCGGCGGCGACGCATTCGTACCGAACGTCGTCGATCGAGTCGGTGATGATCCAACCGCGTTTGGGCAGCTGCAGCCCCTCGTCGGTGATCAGCTGCGTCACATCGACGAGCCAATCGCGGGCGGCGATCTGCGATACGGTGCCATCACTGGCGACCTCGTCCCAGGTGCTCTGGCCGGGTGCGGCCTGCAGCTCGATCGACACGTCCGGGTAGGACTCGCGATCGGTCAGCGTGACCAGGCGAGTCGCACCGGCCGCCGCGAGTTGCTCGGTGAGGAAATCAGCGGCAGCGGTGAACAGGTCAGGCACAGGGGCATTCGCTAGAGGAGAAAGAGCGGACCACGAAACACACGAACTACACGAAATTGCAGATCGGTTTTATTTCGTGTCCTTCGTGTCTTTCGTGGTTGATTGATCAGCCAACGGAAACTCGGCGATCAGTTTCCGAGTCGGTTTGACCTTGGCGGCTTCGGCGTCGGCGTACTCTTTCGATTTCAGCCGCTCGACGATCGACCGCCAGGCCACGCGGCCGGCTTTCTCGGTGAAACGGAAGGTCACGCCGTAGCGGACCCGGCTGAGCCGTCCGGCCTTGGCCATTGCCTTGGCCGCACGGGCAAGCAACGCGTCGGATTTCTTCGCGTTGGTTTTCAGTTTCAGCACGTCCGGGGCGATCCGTTTGGTGATCTCCGCCGATTCGTCACGCAGTCGACGCAGCTCGTCGACGTCTTCGCGGGTTAGATCAGCCATGATCAGACGGCGGTGCCGTTGGGTTGGTGATAGATCACGCAGGTGTCACCGTTGACGCTCACGCAATACCCCAGGTGCTTGCCACCCTGGGTGACGTCACCGACGAGGTCGGAGTCGACATAGGCAGCCATGCCCGGCGTCGGCTCGTCGCCGCTGACTTCGCTCGCGGGCATCTGGTAGCAACCGCCACCGGCAGCAAACGCGGCCGGCTGGCCAGACTTGCCGCGATTGATCGCGATGAACGGCACATTGCCGACGACAACGATGTCGCCGGCGTCGTGGTCGGCAGGAGCGGCAAAGAGGACGGTCGTCGGTTCGCCGCGGAGGAGTTTGGTAACCATAGGATTTCCGGAGGGTTTGAGGATTTATGAGCCGTTTGGGCGCTAGCCCCGGTTGTCAGTGATCAAGCCAGCGAGGCTTTGATCGCCTTGACGATGTCGTCGGAGGTGGCATCGCCGATGCCTTTGATCGCGGAGAAGTCTTCATCGTGCTTGATGCCGTATTCGATCGCGTCGTCCTCGGTGAGGATTGGCGGATCGGCCTCGGCCAGCAGCTTGATCACGCGTTCATGCAAGCCAAACATCT
This genomic window from Allorhodopirellula heiligendammensis contains:
- a CDS encoding phage tail tape measure protein; translation: MSTSGIRAGRAFVELGINDKLSAGLKNAQAKMRAFSAGLQNVVVKLAGAGIALGTPIAFATKIFADFDDAMRAVGAIAQASSEDLKSMTDTASRLGATTSYTSQEVALLMQELAKGGFKPEQINKMTLAVLDLSRATGTDAALAAGIMKNAIKQFGLEASDATRLADVLTKTANSTNTTVEGIGESMVYAATSAHRLGMSVEETAAFIGILGDKGIEASAAGTALRRIASIASSSGEELKKIFNVSNTDADGQFKPLAKILTEIGESTALMSTTEQSKALSDAFGLLGMDAANIIATSGPALDELTAKLKAAEGTANTTAKSMDAGLGGAFRRILSAVDGVANAIGASIEGGLSKVVDAFTQVLGDLTEFINANQGVAQVLAITAAGLVTVGGTLVAIAAGVSLLGYGLGGMATAWGFVAAAATSAWAAISGPLLPFLPLIALVAAYVAALSAVFIVAASKMDVVSAAWEGAKNVLKEVWAIAKETFSGLTAAMAGGQYAKAAEILWAGVKAAFFTGMDGIAKGLSHYFSNYWKYFKEFWGNVLTTLGSVFAAIPKMIWSALTGGPSIAQMLADAFSGGVGASFDSFEDRAKSARAELKRLNSELGRDTAKKEGTSKANQDAKKLTDTITGRIDSLADTGNSAVHGKNAAEVIKFRREGANSAQIDALKAAQEEATRAEAIAKVNDSVKDQIQSLNEQAYASRHGAEASERHKLSLMGATAAQLAALKVAQEQAAAAAKLADMKSDAASLAEALRSPFEVFRTELENSQELLRAGLIDETTFRRSRNKLQKGFLEANDTKEERQATFREQQQTIRERLDGGQINEAEAGAQIAAVARLLDQARLAAANAGTEMDKQTKTAGTFDGFALGRGGNGRDALAKETAEATKATAENTRRIADAAGKKNPVRFGA